One genomic region from Syngnathus typhle isolate RoL2023-S1 ecotype Sweden linkage group LG17, RoL_Styp_1.0, whole genome shotgun sequence encodes:
- the cldnk gene encoding claudin k, with translation MATTGMQLVGLIMSILGWVAGAVVILVPLWRVTAFIGNNLVTAQIIWEGLWMTCIVQSTGQIQCKVYDSMLALPSDMQAARGLTVLSVMLCAVALALGVLGVKCTKCVGLSSLKARIARISGVLFAVAGFLFLVPVCWTAHSIIRDFYDPHVAAPHKRELGPGLYVGWGAAALLLVGGSLLYAGSSPPGAPGSPAFSSGESSPRRAPASQVKGYV, from the coding sequence ATGGCCACAACGGGCATGCAGCTGGTCGGCCTCATCATGTCCATCCTGGGCTGGGTGGCCGGGGCGGTGGTGATCCTGGTGCCGCTGTGGCGGGTCACCGCCTTCATCGGCAACAACTTGGTGACCGCTCAGATCATCTGGGAAGGCCTGTGGATGACTTGCATCGTGCAGAGCACGGGTCAGATCCAGTGCAAGGTCTACGACAGCATGCTGGCGCTGCCCAGCGACATGCAGGCCGCCCGCGGCCTGACGGTGCTCTCGGTCATGCTGTGCGCCGTGGCCCTGGCTCTCGGGGTGCTCGGGGTCAAGTGCACCAAGTGCGTGGGGCTCAGCAGCCTCAAGGCACGCATCGCCCGTATCTCGGGGGTACTCTTTGCCGTGGCCGGCTTTCTCTTCCTGGTGCCCGTCTGCTGGACCGCCCACTCCATCATCCGGGATTTTTACGACCCGCATGTAGCCGCCCCGCACAAGCGTGAACTGGGCCCGGGGCTCTATGTGGGCTGGGGGGCGGCAGCATTGCTCCTGGTCGGTGGCTCTCTGCTGTACGCCGGCTCCAGTCCGCCCGGCGCGCCCGGCTCACCCGCCTTCAGTAGCGGAGAAAGCAGCCCCCGTCGGGCACCCGCCTCGCAGGTCAAAGGCTACGTCTAA